Below is a genomic region from Actinomadura sp. NAK00032.
CGAAGTCGGACACCACGACCCGCCGTCCCTCCAGGAGGATGTTGGCGGGCTTGATGTCGCGGTGCACGATCCCCGCCTGGTGCGCGACTGCCAGCGCCTCGGCGATCTGCGCGCCGATGCGGGCGGTCTCCGCCTCGTCCAGCGGGCCGTGGTCGCGGAGGAGATCGGCGAGGGAGCGGCCCCGGACCAGTTCCATGACGATCCAGGGCAGGCCGTCGTCGTCGTGGAACTGGTCGTGGACGGTGATGACGCCGGGGTGCTTGAGCATTCCGACGGAGCGCGCCTCCCGCTCCATGCGCGCGACGAGTTGCTCGCGCTCCCCGGCCGCCAGGCCCAGGGGGAGTTTGAGCTGTTTGAGCGCCACGTCCCGGCGCATGCGTTCGTCGTGCGCGCGCCAGACGGCGCCCATTCCGCCCTCGCCCAGTACCTCGAGCAGCCGGTACCGGCCGAGCACGACCTTTCCCACGTCCTGCGTCACAGTGGCACATTAGTCACACCGGCCCGTGCCCGGTAGCGTCTCGCGGCGGCCGTCACGCGGGGGTGCGGGGACGGGCGGCGGGCGGGGTGAAGGTGCACGGGAGGCGCTTGTAGCCGTTGATGAAGCCGGACATCAGGCGGTCGGGGTCGCCGGCGGCGATGTCGGGCAGGCGTGTGAACAGCTCGCGGAACATCACGGTGATCTCGCGGCGGGCCAGGTTGGCGCCGAGGCAGAAGTGCGGGCCGGGGCCGCCGAAGCCGACGTGCGGGTTCGGTGAGCGCAGGATGTCGAAGCGGTCCGGGTCGGTGAAGACGGCCTCGTCGCGGTTGGCGGACCAGTAGAACAGCGTCACCCGCTCGCCCTTGCGGTAGGTGTGGCCGTTCATCTCGTAGTCGCGGGTGAGGTTGCGGCGCATGAAGATGACGGGGCTGCTGTAGCGGACGATCTCCTCGATGGCGCCGCCGATGCGTCCGTCGAAGTCCGCGAGGAGAAGTTCGCGCTGGTCGGGGTGCTCGGTGAACAGCTTCAGGCCGTGCGCGATCGCGTTGCGCGTGGTCTCGTTGCCGGCGACGACGAGCAGTAGGAAGAAGGCGGCGAACTCGCGTGGGCTGAGCCGCTCGCCGTCGACGTTGGCGTTGACGAGCGCCGAGGTCAGGTCGTCGGTGGGCGTGGCCCGGCGCTGCCGTCCGAGCTTGAACGCCAGCCGGTGCAGCCGCCAGCCCGCCGACGCCACGGTGCCCAGCATGCGCATCGTGGCCAGTCGGCCGATCTTCGCCTTGCCGCCGCCGTAGTCGAAGGTGGCGCCGACGTACTCGGGGTCGCTGTAGCCGACGATGACGTTCGTCCACTCGACGACCCGGCGGTGGTGCTCGACGGGGATGCCGAGCATGTCGCAGATGACCTCGACCGGCAGCCGCGCCGCGCA
It encodes:
- a CDS encoding cytochrome P450, whose amino-acid sequence is MATETPRKLTPGDIDLSDLRFWTRPLDERAAAFAVLRAQPKPVFLVLPKLPFLPQSPGSWALTHHAEVTEASRHPEVFSSEPSATSPADMPRWMDKYFNSMIDMDDPRHAKIRRIVSRAFTPKMLAKAEDDIARRAARIVDELIEAGGGDFVSRCAARLPVEVICDMLGIPVEHHRRVVEWTNVIVGYSDPEYVGATFDYGGGKAKIGRLATMRMLGTVASAGWRLHRLAFKLGRQRRATPTDDLTSALVNANVDGERLSPREFAAFFLLLVVAGNETTRNAIAHGLKLFTEHPDQRELLLADFDGRIGGAIEEIVRYSSPVIFMRRNLTRDYEMNGHTYRKGERVTLFYWSANRDEAVFTDPDRFDILRSPNPHVGFGGPGPHFCLGANLARREITVMFRELFTRLPDIAAGDPDRLMSGFINGYKRLPCTFTPPAARPRTPA